From Thermoflexus hugenholtzii JAD2:
CACAGCTCCAACCTGATGGGACGGGAGGCCGCTGCCCGGGAGGAAGCGCGGAAGAGGGGGTTCCGGGCGGGGCCCGGCGGAGGTTGGGAGAAGCCGCTGGGCTCCGCCTGCCGGAGCGCAGGGGGGTGCTATGATCGCGGAGCTCCCCATCGCCAGAACCAAGATCTACCCGCCGGTGCGGCGCGGGCCGCTGCTGGAGCGCCCCCGCTTGCTCAACTTCCTGCATGAGAACATCGATAAGACCCTTATCCTGCTCTCCGCGCCGGCCGGTTACGGGAAGACCGCCCTCCTCATCCAGTTCTATCACGACACCGACCTCCCCGTCGCCTGGTATAGCCTGGATGAGACGGATCGGAACCTCCACCGCTTCGTGGAGCACCTGGTGGCCTCCCTCCGGGAGCGGTTCCCTGCCTTCGGCCGCCTCACCCTGGGGGTGCTGCGGGCCGGCGCCCCCCCCGAGACGGTGGCCACTGCCATCATCAACGACATGCTCGAGAACATCCCCGACTACTTCGCCCTGATCCTCGACGACTATCACATGGTGGCGGAGCACCTCGGCATTCAGATCCTGATGCGCCACCTGCTGGAGCGCGCCCCCGAGCACCTCCACATCCTGCTGGCCAGCCGCGGCCCCTACGGCCTCCCGATGACCCCTCTGGTCGCCCGCCAGCAGGCCACCGGCCTGGGCGCCCGCCACCTCGCCTTCACCCCCGAGGAGGTCCGCGCCCTCTTCACCCGCCACCACGCCATGGAGCTCTCCGAAGAGGAGGCCCGGGCCCTGGCCCAGGAGACCGAGGGGTGGATCACCGCCATCCTCCTCCTGGTGGAGCACCTGCGGGAGACCGGGGCCTACCGCCCCCTGCGGCCCGGCGAGCCCGGCGCCCTCTACCGGTATCTCGAGGAGGAGGTCCTGCATCGCCAGCCCCCTGAGCTTCAGGACTTCCTCCTGGAGACCGCCATCCTCCCCCTCTTCAACGTCGCCGCCTGCAACGCCGTGCGCGCCCGGGACGACTCCGCCCGGTGGATCGAAGAGGCCGACCGCCGCCAGCTCTTCCTGATCCAGGTCGAGACCACCGCGGAGGGCCCCTGGTATCGCTACCATCATCTCTTCCGGGAGTTCCTCAACTTCCACCTGCGCTCCTGGGACCCCGCCCGTTACCGGGTCCTCCATCAGCGGGCGGGCCGATGGTTCGCCGGGCGGGGCGACGCCGAGGCCGCCGTCGCCCACTTCTTAGAGGCCGAGGATCTGGAGGCCGCCGTCGAGGCCATGGAGGGGGCGGTGCGGGGCGTCTTCGCCGCCGGGCGCCTGGAGACCCTGGGCCGGTGGTTCCGGGCCCTGCCCCCCGCCCGCCTGCGGCAGGCCCCCCGCCTGCTGCTTTACCAAGCCAAGATGCTCGCCGACACCGGCCGGCCGGAAGCCGCCCTCCACCTCCTGGACCAAGCCGCGGCGGCCTGCGGGCCGGGGGACGACCAGGTCCGGGTGGAGATCGAGATCCAGCGGGCCTCCACCCTGAAGCTGATGGGCCGGCACGCCGAGGCCCTCGCCGCCGCCGAGGCCGCCCTCGCCGCCTGCCGGCCGGAGTGGACTCACCCCCTGGCCGCCGCCCACCGGCTGCGGGGCTTCGCCCGCCTCGCCCAGGGCCGCCCCCGGGAGGCGGAGCAGGACCTCCGCCAGGCCATGGCGCTGTTCCGTTCCCTCGAGGCCCCGGTGGATCTTGTGAACACCCTGATCGAGCTGGCCGAGGC
This genomic window contains:
- a CDS encoding tetratricopeptide repeat protein, whose protein sequence is MIAELPIARTKIYPPVRRGPLLERPRLLNFLHENIDKTLILLSAPAGYGKTALLIQFYHDTDLPVAWYSLDETDRNLHRFVEHLVASLRERFPAFGRLTLGVLRAGAPPETVATAIINDMLENIPDYFALILDDYHMVAEHLGIQILMRHLLERAPEHLHILLASRGPYGLPMTPLVARQQATGLGARHLAFTPEEVRALFTRHHAMELSEEEARALAQETEGWITAILLLVEHLRETGAYRPLRPGEPGALYRYLEEEVLHRQPPELQDFLLETAILPLFNVAACNAVRARDDSARWIEEADRRQLFLIQVETTAEGPWYRYHHLFREFLNFHLRSWDPARYRVLHQRAGRWFAGRGDAEAAVAHFLEAEDLEAAVEAMEGAVRGVFAAGRLETLGRWFRALPPARLRQAPRLLLYQAKMLADTGRPEAALHLLDQAAAACGPGDDQVRVEIEIQRASTLKLMGRHAEALAAAEAALAACRPEWTHPLAAAHRLRGFARLAQGRPREAEQDLRQAMALFRSLEAPVDLVNTLIELAEALRAQDRLVEMDLYLQEALALARSLENPRPLISLLNNLGYTAYTRCQFEAARRYYEEGLGLARQVGDRRAEAFLLIGLADLARDEERLEEALAAYRAALEIAREVRNAYLTAYGLEGLGRTLRLKGQPRQALASLREAAEMAARLGVPTLAAVAALSRGMAEVEAGQALDGLSRMAPALERLQGAELPTRVWGHFLMARAYFLAHRQRDALQQLAEAARLNGPDLLVAPLLPELRRADKLFRLAGRRGVEWPRIWDPLRRLGRSRRASARAASPPMEIRAFGPGEVWIEGQRVAWPEGRKAWELFFFMLSVGSATREEIGAALWPDADPARLTGQFHSAKWRLKRILRREVLVFREGRYAFDRRQPHWYDVEVFEAHLRQARAARGTPEALSHLRAAVELYRGDYLSGWNAEWAVERRERLRAQYLEALLTLAEATLTAGEPAAALAWFQRALEADPYLEAACLGALRCYLALDQPGAALDLYRQYAARLERELGLRPSPEAQALYESIRRARSPTGRP